GATCGTCACCACGACAGCGACCATCGTGAACACGAGTGCGACGAAGAGCGCTACTCCGGGAACCGGCTCCCCCGTCGTGGCCATCCGGCTCAGCCGGCCGCGAGCAGGCCCAGCACGTCCTGACGGGTGACGACGCCGACCGGCTTGCCGTCGACGATGACCACGGCAGCATCGCTGGTGCGCAACAACTCCACGGCTGCCGAGATCGGTTCCCCACCGCCGACGATGGGGAGCGCCGCGGACATGTGCCGGTCGACGGCGTCGGCCATCGCCGCGTGGCCGGTGAACAGCGCGTCCAGTAGGTCGCGCTCGACGACCGCGCCGACGATCTCCGCCGCCATCACCGGTGGCTCCGCCTTGACGACAGGCAGTTGGGAGACGCCGTACTCGCGCAGGATGTGGATCGCGTCGCGCACGGTCTCCGTGGGATGCGTGTGAACGAACGGCGGTATGGCCCCGGACCCCGTGGTGTCCTTGCCCCGCAGCACATCGGCGACGGTCCGGTCGTCGGTCGAGGACGACTCGAGGAAGCCGTACGACGCCATCCACTCGTCGTTGAACACCTTGGACAGGTAGCCGCGGCCGCCGTCGGGCAGCAGCACCACGACGACATCGTCGGGGCCGGACCGGGCGGCGACCTGGAGCGCGGCGACCACGGCCATGCCGCAGGAACCGCCGACCAGCAGCCCGTCTTCGCGGGCCAGCCGTCGGGTCATCACGAAGGAGTCCTTGTCCGACACCGCGATGATCTCGTCGCAGATCTCGCGGTCGTAGGCGGTCGGCCAGAAGTCCTCTCCGACACCTTCCACCAGATAGGGCCGGCCCGTCCCGCCGGAATACACCGACCCCTCCGGATCCGCACCGATGACCTGGACCCGGCCGCCACTGACCTCCTTGAGGTAGCGCCCGGTGCCGGTGATGGTCCCGCCGGTCCCCACGCCGGCGACGAAATGCGTGACCCGGCCGGCGGTCTGCTCCCAGATCTCCGGACCGGTCGTCTCATAGTGCGAGCGAGGATTCGCCGGATTGGAGTACTGGTCGGGTTTCCAGGCGCCCGGAATCTCGCGGGTGAGCCGGTCACTGACCGAGTAGTAGGACCGCGGGTCGTCCGGTTCGACCGCGGTCGGGCACACCTCGACGGTGGCGCCGTACGCCCGCAGCACATTGATCTTGTCCAGGCTGACCTTGTCCGGGCAGACGAACACCGCCCGGTAGCCGCGCGCCTGGGCAACCAGGGCCAGGCCGACGCCGGTGTTGCCGCTGGTGGGTTCCACGATCGTGCCGCCGGGCCGCAGCGCGCCCGACCGCTCGGCCTCGTCGACCATCCGCACGGCGATGCGGTCTTTCACCGAACCGCCCGGGTTGAGGTACTCCACCTTGGCCAGCACCGTGGCCGGCGAACCGGCAGCGACAGAACGCAGCCGGACCAGCGGGGTATTGCCGATGAGATCGAGCACCGAGTCGTAGACCGTCACCCGCCGAGAGTACGGGCCGGACGCGAGAAGGCCCGATGTCGGCGCCCGATGAGATCATTCGACTCGTGAGCAAGGTCGCGCACGCCCGTCGTATCGCCAAGGCTGCGGCCTTCGGCAGCGGTGGTGCGGCCGGCGCCGGCGCCGCGACGCTCGGTCTCCTCGTCGCCCAGGCTCGCGCCGCCCGGCGTGCCATCGGACCGCGCAGCGACGTCGCGCCGTACCAGGACGGCCGCTACGGCCCACGAGACGGGACGTCGGTGCGATTGGCCATGCTCGGCGATTCCAGTGCGGCGGGCCTCGGCGTCGCAGACCGCGACGACACCATCGGTGCCACGCTCGCTCGGGCGGTCGCCGCGACCCTGGGACGCGGCGTCGTGCTCACCACCGTCGCGGTGGTCGGCGCGCAGTCCCGGCACCTGGCCGACCAGGTGGAGCGGATCCTGGTCCTGCGTCCCCACATCGCGGTGATCATGATCGGCGCGAACGACGTCACCCACGCGGTGCGCCCGCAGGTCTCGGTGGGGCAACTCCAGCAGGCGGTACGCCGGCTGCGTGAGCACGGCACCGAGGTCGTCGTGGGCACCTGCCCGGACCTCGGCACGGTCCGACCGATCGCCCAACCCTTGCGGTACGTCGCCCGCCGCCTGTCGCGGTCGCTGGCTGCCGCGCAGGCGATCGGAGCGGTCGAGGCCGGTGGGCGTGCGGTCTCCCTCGGTGACCTGCTGGGGCCGGAGTTCGACGCGCGCCCGGAGACGATGTTCTCGGCCGACCGATTCCATCCGTCGGCCGAGGGCTACCGGGCCGCCGCGCAGGCACTGCTGCCGGCTGTGCTCGCCGGGATCCGGCACGGCACCGGGGCCGATCTCCTCCCGGCCCGCTGGTCGGCGCCGCTGCCGGTCGCGGAGGCGGCGGTGGCGGCGGCGCAGCTGGCCGGTGCGGCCGTCGAGGCGGCTCAGGTCGGCGGTCAGGACCGGGGGCCTCGTGGCCGGTGGGCGCGACTGCGCCTGCGCGGTCACGGTGGGCGTGCCGCCGAGGCAGACGAACCGGCCGTGGTCGACCTCCGCGAGGGCGGCGGACCGGGCGCTGGCGCAGCCGGTAGCGAGTCAGGTGGCGCGGCCGGCGGCAGGTCAGGTGGCACGCCGCAGCGCCCGGAGGCGCTCGACCCCCTGCCGCAGGACGGCGTCGACCGGGGCTGACCCAGCGGAGCCGGCCAGCTCGAGCAGGTCCTGCCCGGTGACGGCCAACTGGTCGGGGACCGCCCTGGGCGGCAGCACCGGCAGCGACCGCCGTACGTCGCCCGCCGCGTCCGCCGCGGCGTCGGCAAACTCCTGTGCCGCAGTGCGGACGGGCTCCGCCAGACCGGCGAGGCGGGCCGGCGACAGGCTCCGCAACAGGTCCACTGTCCGGTGCAGCTCGACGGCGAAGGCGTCGGCCGCGCCGGCCGGCGGCGTGGAGTCGATCACCGCGTTCCCTTGCGCCGGAGTGCGGGACGAGGACTACCGTGGCTCCCACGTCCGGACCGCAGAGGAGACCGACCATGGCCCTGCACCACTCGGAGGAAACTCACCGACAGCTCGTCGACCGGGTGCCGGCCACGACCGGCCGACAGATGGACGAATGGTTCTCGATACTCGAGGCCGGACCGGCCTTTTCCCGTTTCGACGAGAAAGTCTCCTGGCTGCGCGACGAACACGACCTGCCGCACGGTCACAGCACGGCGATCGTCCACGAGTACGACATGGCCCGCGCGGCGCGCCGGCTCAGCTGACCGGCCGGCACCACGCACGACGGCGGGGCACCTCCTGGGTGGAGGTGCCCCGCCGTCGTCGTACGGGATGACCGCAGGCCTAGCGACTGGCCGCCGCGATCATGGCGAGCATGCGCAGGATCTCCAGGTACAGCCAGATCAAGGTGACCAGCAGCCCGAAGGACATCCGCCACGACTCGCGTTCCGGCAGGCCCATCGCGATCCCCTGCTTGATCGCTTCGAAGTCCAGCAACAGGGTGAACGACGCCAACAAGACACCCACGGCGCACAGGGCGACGCCGAGCCAGCCCATCCCGTAGAAGCCGAAACCGCCGCCCACACCGAAGATCGCGGCGACCAGCGACATCAGCCCGATCACGGCGTACGAGATGATCGCGACGACCATGACCTTGGCGAACTTGCCGTCGACCTTGATCAGGCCGGTGTTGTACACCAGCAGCATCACGCCGAATGCGGTCAGCGTGCCGATGACCGCCTGCATGACGAGGCCCTGGTAGTTGGCGTACCGGATGACCCAGTCGTTGTAGGCGTAACTAATACCGCCCAGGAACACACCCTGCACGAGGGCGTAGAGCAGGACCAGCGCCGGCGAGACCTGCCGCTTGAACGCGTTGACCAGGCCGAGGACCAGGCCGATCATCGCGGCCCCGAACCAGATCAGCGGCATCGAGTCGGCGGTGTTCCAGCCGACGACCGCACCGATGACGACCAGGACGAAGCAGATCCCCGTCTTGACGATGACGTCGTTGAGCGTGACGCGGGCACCGACGCCGGTGGGAGTCCCCGCGGTGTACATCCGCCGGAGGTCGTCAGCCGACGGGGCGGGCGTCGCGGCCGTCGCCGTACCGGTGGCCGCCTGCGTGTAGGCCGAGCGGCCCTCGTCGTACGCGAAGCCGGCGCCGCCCTGCTCGGGCTTGGCCATCCTCGACAGGATGGGATTGCGCGTCTCCATGGGGGTGGTCCTCCTCGAGCGGAACGCCACCTCCCTGGCGGCGCCGCTGAGAAACACGGTAGCTCACGCTCAGGATTGTGGGCGCACGTCGACCGCAGTCGGCCCAGCGGCGGCACGGTGCGGCGACAACCAGCGGGAAGCACGGTCCGGCGTTGCACCGGGTGCCCGGGGTGGGACTCGAACCCACAAGCCGTCGCCGGCGGCTCCTTTTAAGGGAGCTGCGTATGCCGATTCCGCCACCCGGGCCAGCGGGCGGCACCACTGTAGGCGCGGCCGCCCGACCGAAGGCCGGCCGTGGCGAATCGGTGGCTCCTCAAGGAGGACCGAAGGCGCCCGTGGCCGGGCCGGCGACGTGACAAAGGGCCGGTGGCCCTACAGATAGGTACGGCGCGGGTGTACGGCGTGCGCGCCGGTCACCCGGTCAAGGAACAGCAGACCTTCCAGATGATCGATCTCGTGCTGCACGGCGATCGCCTCGAACGCGTCCGTTCGAAGCGTCACCGGCTCTCCCGTCACCGGCAGGACGCCGGAGACGGTGAGTCGCGTGGCCCGCCGCACGTCACCGGTGAAGTCCGGCACCGACAGACAGCCTTCGCGGCCCCGCTCCCGCCGGCTGGCCTCCTCGATCACCGGGTTGAGCAGCACCAGACGGCCATGGCAGCGACGGGTCTTGGGGTGATCCCGGACGTCCAGCGCAAACACCCGCAGGCCGACGCCGACCTGGTTGGCTGCCAGGCCGACACATCCCGCCGAGGCTGCCATCGTGGCCACGAGGTCGGCGCACAGCTGCACCACGACCGGATCGCCGGGATCCTCGACGAGCCGGCACGGTGCCGACAGCGGTGTTGCCGGCGCATGCAGGACAGAGCGGACCCGGCCGGGTGGCAGGGCAGCCAGCACGGGAGGCGCGGTGACCTCGGATGGCTCGGTCACCAGCTACAGGACGTCAGACTCGGCCGGGCGCAGCGAGACCTCGACCCCCAGGTCGTGGGCGACCGCGGCCAGCCGGCTGGACAGTTCCCCGCGGTCGACGTCGCCGGGCAGTTCCACCTCCGCGACGATCAGATACAGGTCGGCACCCAACCGGGTCGTCAGGTCGGTGACGTTGCCCCCCATGTCGGCCAGGACCCGCATGACCGCCGACACGATCCCCGGACGGTCCGATCCGTGCACCGACACCAGCCAGCCGTTCTCCGGCCGCTGCGACAACTCCTCGTCCGGGACGGGCAGCACCGAGACGACCAGGCCCTCACCGCCGAGGAACGCCAGACGCTGCTGCACGGCAGCCACGTCCGCATCGACGTCGGCGACGAGCGTCCACGCGAAATGCCCGCGCAGCAACGTCATCGACGAGTCCTCGATGTTGCCGCCCAGTTCGGCCAGCACCCCAGTCACGTCGGCGATGATGCCCCGCCGGTCGTGACCGACGACGGTGACCGCGATGCTCATGGCGCCAGCCTAGCCGCGGCCGCCGTCCCCGCCGCGCGGCGAGCCGGTCCCCGGCGACGCCGTCCTCGCCGCGTCCGTGAAGGACTTCCCCGGTTCGTGCATGGGCCACAGCGAGGTCACGTCGCGTTGGAACAGCAGGGCGATGGTCCAGTCCAGCACCACCGCGACCTTGCGCTGCAGGGTAGGAACCCGGCTCATGTGGTACGTGCGATGCGCGAACCACGCTGGGAAACCCTTGAGTTTGATTCCGTAGACCTGCGCCACGCCTTTGTACAGCCCGAGCGAGGCCACGGAACCGGCGTAGCGGTGCTCGTAGTCCCGCGACGGGAATCCCCGCATCGACGAGATGATGTTGTCGGCCAGCACGGTCGCCTGGCGAACCGCGTGCTGGGCCGACGGCGAACAGAACTCCCCGGGTTTGGTGAGATCGGGTACGGCACAGCAGTCGCCCGCGCCGAAGGCGTCGCTGATCCCGTCGACCCGCAGGTCCGCGGTGCACCGAACCCGGCCGCGGGCATCCAGCGGGAGGTCGGTGTCGGCCAGCATCGGGTTGGGTTTGACCCCGGCGGTCCAGACGAGGGTGTCCGAATGCACCCGCTGGCCGTCGGACAGCACGATCTCGCGATCGACCGCAGACTCCAGCCGGGTACCGAGTCGTACGTCGATTCCCCGCGCACGCAGCTGGGCGAGGGCGTACCGCCCCATGTCGGGGCCCACCTCGGGCAGGATCCGATCGGAAGCCTCGACCAGGACGAACCGAAGGTCTGCGGCAGACACATTGCGGTAGAACCGAGTTGCGTATCGGGCCAAGTCTTCGATCTCGCCGAGGGCCTCGACGCCGGCGTACCCCCCGCCGACGAAGACGAAGGTCGTGTTGCATTCACGAACGAGCGGATCGGTTGCGGTCTCGGCGATATCGAGGCATTCGATCACCCTGTTGCGTAATGCGATCGCCTCCTCGACGTTCTTGAATCCGATGCCGTTCTCCGCCAACCCGGCGATGGGAAGCGTCCGCGGCACCGATCCGACGGCGATGACCAGGATGTCGTAGTCGACCTGCTGCGGATCGCCCTGCAGCGGCTTCAGCCAGGCAGTGCGGCGGGCATGATCGATCTTCGTCACCCACGCGGACACGATCGTGGTGCGGCGCAAGGTCTTTCGTAGCGGGACGACGGTGTGGCGTGGCTGGATCGAGCCGGCGGCTGCTTCCGGCAGGAAAGGCTGGTAGGTCATGTACGGGCGCGGGTCGACGACGGTGACCACCGCCTCGTCCGGCCGGAGCTTGCGTTGCAGCCGCAGGGCTGTGTAGAGGCCGACGTATCCGCCGCCCACGATCAGGATGCGCCGCGGCGGCCCGTCCGGATACCTGGCCGAGTCATCGGCCACCGCGGTGCGCCGAATCGGTGCATGGTCCGGGTCGCGATGGTGCGCTGCGCTGCTCGGGTCTGCCACGGATGCCTCCCTGGCTCGTGGTCCCCCGCCGCCGGGGGCTGGGCGCGCCGCCTGCTCGACGCCGACAGCCTAATCAGCTGGCGGCGGACCGGCCCGGCCAGCGAGCCGGGCTGCTCGGCCGAGGACGTCGTCGAGCATGTCGGCGGTCAGCCTGCCGGTGAAGGTGTTCTGCTGGCTTGGATGGTACGAGCCGAGCACAGTCAGCCCGCCCGGCTTGGCCAAGTCGACCGCCGCACCGTGCCCGAATGCCGGCCGGGGCGAGGGAATCTCCAGACCCGCGCGGCGCAGCGCGGCAAGACTGGCGTCCCACGCGAACCGGCCGAGCGCGACAACGGCGCGCAGGCCGGCGAGGACGAACTCCAGTTCGGTGTCCAGCCACGGGGCGCAGGTATCGCGTTCGGCCGGCGTGGGCTTGTTCGCCGGGGGCGCGCAACGAACGGCGGCAACCATCCGGACGCCGAACAACTGCTGCCCGTCGCCGGCTGACACCGAGGTGGGAATCGACGCGAGACCGACTCGGTGCAACGACGCGAACAACCAGTCACCGCTGCGGTCGCCGGTGAAGATCCGCCCGGTCCGGTTGCCGCCGTGCGCCGCGGGCGCCAGGCCGACGACGAGGATCCGCGGTTGCGCGTCCCCCCAGCCCGGGACGGGCCGGCCCCAGTACGACTCCGCCGCGAATGCCCGCCGCCGGGTCCGTGCCACCTCCTCGCGCCAGCCGACGAGGCGCGGGCACGCTCGGCACACGCTCACCCGGGCGTCCAGTACGGCGAGGCCTCCCGCCGACGCGGCCAGCCGACGTACCGCGTCAGCGTCGTGCGCCACCTCGTCGTCGGCTACTTCAGGGACCGACGGCACATGCCGAGCCTAGGCGCGGCCTCGCCGCCGCCGCCCGCGGCGCGGCCGCGGTCGTGACTACGCTCCCCTCAATGGCCACGAGGCGGGAAGGCGACCAGCGTGCCCGCGTCGCGGTCCTGGCGCTGGGGACCTTCGCCCTGGGGACGGAGATCTTCGCCGTCTCGGCGATCCTGCCGCTCATCGCGGCCGGCCTCGACGTATCGGTACCGACCGCCGGGCTCGTCGTCGCCGCGTCGTCGCTGCTGTACGCGCTGGCCGCACCCCTTCTCGGCGCGCTCACCCGCGGCTACGAGCGACGCCGGGTGCTGCTGGGCGGGCTCACGGTCTTCGTCGCGGGCTCGACGGCTGCCGCCTTCGCCCCGACGCTGGTCGTGCTCATCGTGCTGCGCTGTGTGGCCGTTCTCGGCGCAGCGACGTACACCCCGACCGCGTATGTGACCGCGGTGGCGCTCAGCCCGCCGCAGCGGCGGGGCCGTGCCCTGTCCTGGGTCCTGGGCGGCATCGTCAGTGCTTCGCTGGTGGGCGTCCCGCTGGCCACCGTGCTGGCCCGGACCGTCGGGTTCCGCAGCGTCTTCGTCCTGGTCGCCGGGCTGGCAGCGCTGGCCATCGTCGCTGTGGTCCTCGTCGTCCCGCGCGTGGCACCGCTGCCGGTCCACAGCCAGGCCGGGCGTTTCCAGGCCGCACGCGACCGCCGGGTCCTCCTCGTCGTCTTCGTCTCGTTGCTCGCGTCGACGGCGACCAACCTCGTGTACACCTACGTCGCACCGATCACCGAGCACGCGTTCGGTGCGATCGGTGCCGGCCTGACCCTGGTCGTGTTCGTGTACGGCGTCTTCAGCACGGTCGGGACGTTCGCCTCCGGCTCCCTCGTCGATCGGTTCGGGGCCGGCCCGGTCCTCCTCATCGGCTTCGTCATGCTCGGGGTCAGCGTCGTGGTGCTTCCCGTCGCCGGGTCGTGGGCGGTCGGACTGGTCTGCGTCGCCTGCTGGGCGGCCTTCGGCAGCATGGTCATTCCCGCGCAGCAGACCCGGTTGCTGGATGCGGCGGGTCCCGCCGGCGGCGGTTTCGCCATGGGCCTCAACAGCTCCGGCCTCTACCTGGGCGCCGCGGTGGCGGCTGCCACCGGCGCGGCGTTGCTCAGCCTCAGCGGTACGCCGGCGATCGGCCTGGCCGCCGGGACCATGTCGGCGCTCGGCCTGGCGATCGTCACCGTGCCGATGATGAGCCGACGCGCCCGACGGTCCGGTACGGCAGATGCGTTGCCAGGCAGGGCATCGCCGCTGGTCGACGCGGACCGGGAGGCCCCACCCGCCGGCGGCTAGCCGGGGACGAGGGACAGGGCGATGCCGTCGAGGATGTCGCGCTCGCTGACCAGCACCTCCGGCAGTCCGGTCAGCTCGAGGATGCGCTGCAACACCAGGGATCCGGCGCCGATGACGTCGACGCGGCCCGGATGCATCACCGGTAGGGCGGCCCGCTGCGAGCGCGTCATGGCGAGCAACTGGGCGGTCACCGTACGGACCTGATCGGCCGGGATACGACTGCCGTGGATCGCGGTGGGGTCGTACTGCGGCAGCCCGAGCGCCAGCGCGGCGACGGTGGTGACGCTGCCGGCGAGCCCGACCAGGGTGCGAGCCTGGTCGAACGGCACGACAGCGCCGGCCTCGCCGATCGCCGCGTCGATGTCCGCCTGCGCGGTGCGTAGCTGCTGCGGGGTGGGCGGGTCGTCGTGCAGGTGCCGCTCGGTCATCCGGACGCAGCCGACGTCGACGCTGTGGGCCGCCTGCGGGCCGGTCGTGCCCAGCACGAATTCCGTTGAGCCGCCGCCGATGTCGACGACGAGGTACGGCAGCTCCGCCCCCCTCAGGCCGCCTGTAGCCCCGGCGAAGGACAACGTCGCCTCGACCGCGCCGCTGACGACTTCCGGCTCGACGCCGATCCGGGCTCGGACGCCCGCGACGAAGGCGTCCCGGTTGCGGGCGTCACGGCTGGCACTGGTCGCGACGAACCGCACTGCGGTGGCCCGGGTCGCGGCGATCACCGCGGCGTAGTCGTCGCAGGCGGCCAGCGTCCGCGCCAACGCGGCGTCGGAGATCAGGCCGGTGCGGTCGATGCCCTCGCCCAACCGCACGACCTCCATGCGCCGCTCGACGTCGATGACCGCCCCCGCTCCCGGCTCCACGTCGGCGACGAGCAACCTGATCGAGTTCGTCCCACAGTCGATCGCAGCGACCCTCACTCCGCCTGCTCCGCCGCGTCCTGGGCGGCCGCCGCGTCGACGCACGGACCGCCGTCCCCCCAGGGGTCGAGCATCGCCAGGGCCAGGTCTCCCACCGGATTCACCCCGCGCCCGCGGGCCAGGGAGTGCCCGACCAGCGCGTGCAGGCACTTCACGCGCGCCGGCATGCCCCCGGCCGAGGTCCCGGCGATCTCCGGCACGTCGTCGAGGTCGGCACGCGCCCGCAGATAGTCCTCGTGCGCCGCGCGATAGCCCGCGGCCAGGACCGGATCGTCGGACAACCGGTCCTGCAGCTCACGCATCACGCCCGCCCCTTCGAC
Above is a genomic segment from Actinomycetota bacterium containing:
- a CDS encoding cystathionine beta-synthase — protein: MTVYDSVLDLIGNTPLVRLRSVAAGSPATVLAKVEYLNPGGSVKDRIAVRMVDEAERSGALRPGGTIVEPTSGNTGVGLALVAQARGYRAVFVCPDKVSLDKINVLRAYGATVEVCPTAVEPDDPRSYYSVSDRLTREIPGAWKPDQYSNPANPRSHYETTGPEIWEQTAGRVTHFVAGVGTGGTITGTGRYLKEVSGGRVQVIGADPEGSVYSGGTGRPYLVEGVGEDFWPTAYDREICDEIIAVSDKDSFVMTRRLAREDGLLVGGSCGMAVVAALQVAARSGPDDVVVVLLPDGGRGYLSKVFNDEWMASYGFLESSSTDDRTVADVLRGKDTTGSGAIPPFVHTHPTETVRDAIHILREYGVSQLPVVKAEPPVMAAEIVGAVVERDLLDALFTGHAAMADAVDRHMSAALPIVGGGEPISAAVELLRTSDAAVVIVDGKPVGVVTRQDVLGLLAAG
- a CDS encoding SGNH/GDSL hydrolase family protein, which codes for MSAPDEIIRLVSKVAHARRIAKAAAFGSGGAAGAGAATLGLLVAQARAARRAIGPRSDVAPYQDGRYGPRDGTSVRLAMLGDSSAAGLGVADRDDTIGATLARAVAATLGRGVVLTTVAVVGAQSRHLADQVERILVLRPHIAVIMIGANDVTHAVRPQVSVGQLQQAVRRLREHGTEVVVGTCPDLGTVRPIAQPLRYVARRLSRSLAAAQAIGAVEAGGRAVSLGDLLGPEFDARPETMFSADRFHPSAEGYRAAAQALLPAVLAGIRHGTGADLLPARWSAPLPVAEAAVAAAQLAGAAVEAAQVGGQDRGPRGRWARLRLRGHGGRAAEADEPAVVDLREGGGPGAGAAGSESGGAAGGRSGGTPQRPEALDPLPQDGVDRG
- a CDS encoding DUF4287 domain-containing protein produces the protein MALHHSEETHRQLVDRVPATTGRQMDEWFSILEAGPAFSRFDEKVSWLRDEHDLPHGHSTAIVHEYDMARAARRLS
- a CDS encoding Bax inhibitor-1/YccA family protein codes for the protein METRNPILSRMAKPEQGGAGFAYDEGRSAYTQAATGTATAATPAPSADDLRRMYTAGTPTGVGARVTLNDVIVKTGICFVLVVIGAVVGWNTADSMPLIWFGAAMIGLVLGLVNAFKRQVSPALVLLYALVQGVFLGGISYAYNDWVIRYANYQGLVMQAVIGTLTAFGVMLLVYNTGLIKVDGKFAKVMVVAIISYAVIGLMSLVAAIFGVGGGFGFYGMGWLGVALCAVGVLLASFTLLLDFEAIKQGIAMGLPERESWRMSFGLLVTLIWLYLEILRMLAMIAAASR
- the def gene encoding peptide deformylase codes for the protein MVTEPSEVTAPPVLAALPPGRVRSVLHAPATPLSAPCRLVEDPGDPVVVQLCADLVATMAASAGCVGLAANQVGVGLRVFALDVRDHPKTRRCHGRLVLLNPVIEEASRRERGREGCLSVPDFTGDVRRATRLTVSGVLPVTGEPVTLRTDAFEAIAVQHEIDHLEGLLFLDRVTGAHAVHPRRTYL
- a CDS encoding amino acid-binding protein, which translates into the protein MSIAVTVVGHDRRGIIADVTGVLAELGGNIEDSSMTLLRGHFAWTLVADVDADVAAVQQRLAFLGGEGLVVSVLPVPDEELSQRPENGWLVSVHGSDRPGIVSAVMRVLADMGGNVTDLTTRLGADLYLIVAEVELPGDVDRGELSSRLAAVAHDLGVEVSLRPAESDVL
- a CDS encoding NAD(P)/FAD-dependent oxidoreductase translates to MADDSARYPDGPPRRILIVGGGYVGLYTALRLQRKLRPDEAVVTVVDPRPYMTYQPFLPEAAAGSIQPRHTVVPLRKTLRRTTIVSAWVTKIDHARRTAWLKPLQGDPQQVDYDILVIAVGSVPRTLPIAGLAENGIGFKNVEEAIALRNRVIECLDIAETATDPLVRECNTTFVFVGGGYAGVEALGEIEDLARYATRFYRNVSAADLRFVLVEASDRILPEVGPDMGRYALAQLRARGIDVRLGTRLESAVDREIVLSDGQRVHSDTLVWTAGVKPNPMLADTDLPLDARGRVRCTADLRVDGISDAFGAGDCCAVPDLTKPGEFCSPSAQHAVRQATVLADNIISSMRGFPSRDYEHRYAGSVASLGLYKGVAQVYGIKLKGFPAWFAHRTYHMSRVPTLQRKVAVVLDWTIALLFQRDVTSLWPMHEPGKSFTDAARTASPGTGSPRGGDGGRG
- a CDS encoding uracil-DNA glycosylase, with amino-acid sequence MPSVPEVADDEVAHDADAVRRLAASAGGLAVLDARVSVCRACPRLVGWREEVARTRRRAFAAESYWGRPVPGWGDAQPRILVVGLAPAAHGGNRTGRIFTGDRSGDWLFASLHRVGLASIPTSVSAGDGQQLFGVRMVAAVRCAPPANKPTPAERDTCAPWLDTELEFVLAGLRAVVALGRFAWDASLAALRRAGLEIPSPRPAFGHGAAVDLAKPGGLTVLGSYHPSQQNTFTGRLTADMLDDVLGRAARLAGRAGPPPAD
- a CDS encoding MFS transporter, with amino-acid sequence MATRREGDQRARVAVLALGTFALGTEIFAVSAILPLIAAGLDVSVPTAGLVVAASSLLYALAAPLLGALTRGYERRRVLLGGLTVFVAGSTAAAFAPTLVVLIVLRCVAVLGAATYTPTAYVTAVALSPPQRRGRALSWVLGGIVSASLVGVPLATVLARTVGFRSVFVLVAGLAALAIVAVVLVVPRVAPLPVHSQAGRFQAARDRRVLLVVFVSLLASTATNLVYTYVAPITEHAFGAIGAGLTLVVFVYGVFSTVGTFASGSLVDRFGAGPVLLIGFVMLGVSVVVLPVAGSWAVGLVCVACWAAFGSMVIPAQQTRLLDAAGPAGGGFAMGLNSSGLYLGAAVAAATGAALLSLSGTPAIGLAAGTMSALGLAIVTVPMMSRRARRSGTADALPGRASPLVDADREAPPAGG
- a CDS encoding Ppx/GppA family phosphatase is translated as MRVAAIDCGTNSIRLLVADVEPGAGAVIDVERRMEVVRLGEGIDRTGLISDAALARTLAACDDYAAVIAATRATAVRFVATSASRDARNRDAFVAGVRARIGVEPEVVSGAVEATLSFAGATGGLRGAELPYLVVDIGGGSTEFVLGTTGPQAAHSVDVGCVRMTERHLHDDPPTPQQLRTAQADIDAAIGEAGAVVPFDQARTLVGLAGSVTTVAALALGLPQYDPTAIHGSRIPADQVRTVTAQLLAMTRSQRAALPVMHPGRVDVIGAGSLVLQRILELTGLPEVLVSERDILDGIALSLVPG
- a CDS encoding DUF501 domain-containing protein translates to MTMPLDPHDLAVVSAQLGRPARGVVGVAHRCSCGLPDVVQTSPRLPDGTPFPTTYYLTCPRAVAAVGTVEGAGVMRELQDRLSDDPVLAAGYRAAHEDYLRARADLDDVPEIAGTSAGGMPARVKCLHALVGHSLARGRGVNPVGDLALAMLDPWGDGGPCVDAAAAQDAAEQAE